In the Plasmodium knowlesi strain H genome assembly, contig: PKNH_00_78, whole genome shotgun sequence genome, attctaacaccccaacaacctgaTTACTAATATCCCAAcaatcttattctaataccctgacaccttattccaatacccctacaaccttattctaatacccttaccaccttattctaagacccttaccaccttattttttttttttcttttattttttctctttttatgcattttgtttttattcctttattttgtacTTACCTCCTGCTTCTGAGCCTCCACTCGAGCTTGTATACACTGGAGACGATTACAGAAAGGGGATTCTATTGCATTTAGCTCCTTCAATGTGGCGGTAAGTTTgtcctttttgtccttcacGTCAAGTATTTCTTCCAATTTAGGCTTCACACTGATCTTGTCTTTGCTGTCAATCTTGCAGTTGTCAAGTTGGTTATAGTCGCTGTCAGTCCAATTACAAACAATACAAGGTTCCTTCTTACAATATTTCCCCTTAATTTCAGACGCAGAACTGAGAGCTTTATTTATTCCTTCGGTTATGTCACAAATGGGGCTctgttctttcattttctgtacGACAGCTTTTAACCACAAACAGGAAAGAAATTGTCTGAGTTCCTGGTGGTCGAATGGATTATTGTCCGAATCATGCCCCTGCGGTCTATAGTCCCGTTTAATACTCGAAATATGCTGCAGCCCCGCTGCAACGAGTTTGCATGCCGCTTTATTGGCTTCGCCTACGGCGTCACCACCGTTCCAGGGTTTGCCGTCTTTGCCTACGGTGCAGTATGTGTCAACATCCGACTGTTTTGTCCTCATGTCAGTGAGGAGTGGCCCCAATCTCCAAAGGAAATCATCCCTCATGTTATCCTAGGAATGTGGGGAggaaatatgtatatatatatatatatatatatataaatatatatatatatataggtatatgtaagtatgcacatacatatatgtatgcatgtatatgtatacatacatacgtacatatgcatatgtgcatagCTATTTAGTATAATTTACCCAGGTGTGAGGTCTACCACTTCTATTTGCCCCCCATTTCTGCGC is a window encoding:
- a CDS encoding SICAvar, type I (fragment), whose translation is DNMRDDFLWRLGPLLTDMRTKQSDVDTYCTVGKDGKPWNGGDAVGEANKAACKLVAAGLQHISSIKRDYRPQGHDSDNNPFDHQELRQFLSCLWLKAVVQKMKEQSPICDITEGINKALSSASEIKGKYCKKEPCIVCNWTDSDYNQLDNCKIDSKDKISVKPKLEEILDVKDKKDKLTATLKELNAIESPFCNRLQCIQARVEAQKQE